The genomic stretch ATATTAAGTTCTTGAAACTGACATTGCAATTCCTAAATCAGATGTTGGTaacaaaattgaagaaaagaaatgcAACAAAGCATTCCTAAAATCACTACTTTATTATTGTCATGCGTTGATTATCACTTTAGTTTCGGACGTGATAAGAAAATCTTTTATTCACATGTGCAGTTCAATCCCCAACTTTAGGTTGTAGTTAGAAACTGCCTTTCAGGGCAGAAAGCACATTCTATTTGGAGTGAGTGGACTACATGCTTAATTAATCAACAACCATGCTACTAAATTATCCTTctgattctaaattttttttttataccaTCACAACAAATGTACACATGGCAGATTTCAACTCACTGTAATCCCTAACTCAACTCACAGCCAGAAGTAGGAGTCTGACGTAACCACAAAAACCTCACCTGCCCTTGATTATAGATCCTTACTTCCATATGTCAATTTTCCCAAGGGTCTTAGGCCATGCACGTTTTGGTCTCAAACAAGCCCATAAGCACCATGCAACGTATAAAGAAGACTTAGTTTGATAGACTTGCAAGTCATTCTTGTATTTCTACAGCTGTTTACATATGACACTGGTGAGGGAGAGAAAGGAAAAGCAGGCCCTGAGGCTCACTGTACCCCCAGTTTCTAGTTCTTGGCATGGGTTTCTATCACCATCACCAATATCATCCTCAAGCTCAAACTCTCCGACCATCACTAACCTCGCCGATTTCGAGAAACTTGCTGTTCTTGGACATGGCAATGGAGGAACAGTCTATAAAGTTTTCCACAAGCCAACAGGTGCAATTTATGCATTGAAAGTACTCAGGTTTGGCGAAGATATCGAAAGGGTTCAGCAGCAGTCTTTGAACGAGATGGGGATACTCAGAAGATTGGACTCAGATTGTGTTGTAATGTGTCATGGGGTGTTTGAGAATGGATTTGCCGACATAGATGGAGGTGGTGATCTATGCTTTGTTATGGAGTACATGGAAGGAGGATCACTCTATGACCTCTTGCAGAAGCATCATAGGTTATCTGAGGAAGCTATTTCTGGCATTGCCAGAAGTGTCTTGGAAGGACTGCACTATTTGCATTCAATGCATATTGTTCACAGAGATATTAAGCCATCAAATTTGTTGATAAACAGAAAAGGAAAGATGAAGATTGCAGATTTTGGCATCAGCCGACTTGTGGCAGGTTCTGATAAACAGCAGTGCGATTCATACATGGGTACTTACGCATACATGAGTCCGGAGAGAATTGATCCAGAAAGGTGGGATGGAGTTTACTCTGATGGCTTTGCTGGGGATGTATGGTCCCTGGGAGTGGTAATAATGGAATGCTTCACAGGTCGTTTTCCTTTTATTAATCCTGGGGAGAAACCAGACTGGATC from Coffea eugenioides isolate CCC68of chromosome 8, Ceug_1.0, whole genome shotgun sequence encodes the following:
- the LOC113780026 gene encoding mitogen-activated protein kinase kinase 10 encodes the protein MTLVRERKEKQALRLTVPPVSSSWHGFLSPSPISSSSSNSPTITNLADFEKLAVLGHGNGGTVYKVFHKPTGAIYALKVLRFGEDIERVQQQSLNEMGILRRLDSDCVVMCHGVFENGFADIDGGGDLCFVMEYMEGGSLYDLLQKHHRLSEEAISGIARSVLEGLHYLHSMHIVHRDIKPSNLLINRKGKMKIADFGISRLVAGSDKQQCDSYMGTYAYMSPERIDPERWDGVYSDGFAGDVWSLGVVIMECFTGRFPFINPGEKPDWITLMYAICFEETREMPETASAELQNFVRRCLVRDWRSRGTVEELLSHPFPTKFQHVAPQNLLCYSSCV